One region of Fibrobacter sp. genomic DNA includes:
- a CDS encoding HAMP domain-containing histidine kinase → QETKNASLFLYERPKSLLEYGNAASFKDVNGIEAIFLYNNGTLVYPDISSKLLAHTEQFSDAKPTPAEGTLYQAEQDSRNLQEVLFSREMLARNPLLSPKEQAQNILGIIRIAYKNKDYNEALRLLKILETRPKLQGYLHSDLTRSINLLHFDILVKMKNHQEAEDYCLSVLNQFLQEKTIEDIPSTRFFFETAFTQILSFENLKQEKREAFWNLRGNFNRQLSYTEILMHNQELFQNTLHSESSAKTGILFKSDRNVDLIRMSYPMLSGNQVVIAKVDESAYRSRLIDKLKDVAQRWKNVPFSITDANDSVLLGSIPDSASIISQTTFSTAQSWQLSLYEKDVGEIRKESRHRMLLMYGLLFFSLITVIFGSFFMLRFFIQEHKLLAMKANFLSSVSHELKTPLTSIKMFAEMMARGRVMKVEKVQEYSGLINKEASRLENLIGAILNYTRMEHGTGAFKWEKLDFSVCAKKVFEAVEDIGVEKGLSFKTHFDPNVYVMGDYTALYSLAQNLIENAIKYTNAPGDIEIKVYNEDDRAVFSVIDTGVGIPSSEQKNIFNDFYRVGDEMTRSTKGSGLGLAIVKRVAETHRATISLVSKPGKGSNFTVRFRKVD, encoded by the coding sequence CCAGGAAACCAAGAACGCCTCCCTGTTCTTATATGAACGTCCCAAGAGCCTGCTGGAGTACGGAAACGCAGCAAGTTTCAAAGACGTAAACGGTATCGAAGCCATATTCTTGTACAACAACGGCACACTGGTCTATCCGGACATTTCATCGAAGCTACTTGCTCACACAGAGCAGTTCTCCGATGCTAAGCCCACCCCTGCCGAAGGAACTCTGTACCAGGCCGAACAGGACAGCCGCAATTTACAAGAAGTTTTATTCTCCCGAGAAATGCTTGCAAGAAATCCTTTGCTTTCGCCAAAAGAACAGGCTCAGAACATTCTTGGAATCATCCGCATAGCCTACAAGAACAAAGATTACAACGAAGCCCTGCGACTTTTGAAAATTCTTGAAACAAGACCCAAATTGCAGGGATACCTACATTCGGACCTTACCCGTTCCATAAACTTACTTCACTTTGACATCTTGGTAAAGATGAAAAACCACCAAGAAGCTGAAGACTACTGCCTATCCGTCCTGAACCAATTTCTGCAAGAAAAGACCATCGAGGATATTCCCTCCACGAGATTCTTCTTCGAGACTGCCTTCACCCAGATTCTTTCTTTCGAAAACCTCAAGCAAGAAAAGCGTGAAGCCTTCTGGAATTTGAGAGGAAACTTCAACCGGCAGCTTAGCTATACGGAAATCCTGATGCACAACCAGGAACTTTTCCAAAATACCCTGCATAGCGAAAGCTCTGCCAAAACAGGGATCCTGTTCAAGTCCGACAGAAACGTTGACTTAATTAGGATGTCCTACCCCATGCTCTCCGGAAACCAAGTTGTCATTGCCAAGGTAGACGAAAGCGCCTACCGAAGTCGACTTATAGACAAACTGAAGGATGTTGCCCAACGATGGAAAAATGTCCCCTTCTCTATTACTGACGCAAACGATTCCGTTCTGTTGGGATCCATTCCCGACAGCGCAAGCATTATTTCGCAAACCACCTTCAGTACGGCGCAATCCTGGCAACTGAGCCTTTACGAAAAAGATGTAGGCGAAATCCGAAAAGAATCCAGGCATCGAATGCTCCTGATGTATGGCCTTTTGTTTTTCTCCCTCATTACGGTGATATTTGGCTCCTTCTTTATGCTACGTTTCTTTATTCAGGAACACAAGCTTTTGGCCATGAAGGCAAACTTCCTTTCTAGCGTTTCTCACGAATTGAAAACGCCCCTCACCTCTATCAAGATGTTCGCCGAAATGATGGCTAGAGGGCGTGTCATGAAAGTCGAAAAAGTCCAGGAATACTCTGGACTCATCAACAAGGAAGCCTCCCGACTAGAAAACCTGATTGGAGCCATCCTGAACTACACCCGCATGGAACACGGTACAGGAGCATTCAAGTGGGAAAAATTGGATTTTTCTGTATGCGCCAAGAAAGTCTTTGAAGCGGTAGAAGATATTGGCGTCGAAAAGGGACTTTCTTTCAAAACCCATTTTGACCCCAACGTATATGTCATGGGCGATTACACGGCACTTTATAGCCTAGCGCAGAATCTAATAGAAAATGCGATTAAATACACCAACGCTCCCGGCGATATTGAAATCAAGGTCTACAACGAAGACGACCGCGCCGTATTTTCAGTAATTGACACGGGCGTAGGCATTCCTTCTTCGGAACAAAAAAATATATTTAATGATTTTTACAGGGTTGGCGACGAAATGACTCGTAGCACAAAGGGCTCAGGACTTGGACTTGCCATTGTGAAACGGGTCGCAGAAACCCACAGGGCAACCATATCCCTGGTAAGTAAGCCCGGCAAGGGCTCCAACTTTACGGTAAGATTTAGAAAGGTGGATTAA
- a CDS encoding response regulator transcription factor gives MQHKILIVEDEEIIRLGLQDNFELENYIVETAADGEEAIAKADSFMPHLVILDLMIPKKSGFEVCRVIRKKHPQTFIIMLTAKTEETSKVAGLEMGADDYVTKPFSILELLARVKAFLRRVDTDAPPTQTAAPSDVVDFADIHLDFKKYEATKGGVPLEMSAREFQILKYFWLHKGEVVLREDLLQEIWGYTTENMPSTRTIDNHIVNLRKKLEDDQANPKIILSIRGAGYKFDV, from the coding sequence ATGCAACACAAAATCCTCATCGTAGAAGACGAAGAAATCATCCGGCTCGGTCTGCAAGACAATTTTGAGTTGGAAAATTACATCGTTGAGACAGCTGCCGACGGCGAAGAGGCCATTGCCAAGGCGGATTCCTTTATGCCGCACCTGGTAATCCTCGACTTGATGATTCCCAAGAAAAGCGGGTTCGAGGTCTGCCGAGTCATCCGTAAAAAGCACCCTCAAACATTCATTATCATGCTGACTGCCAAGACCGAAGAAACCAGCAAGGTGGCTGGTCTTGAAATGGGAGCTGATGACTATGTGACCAAGCCATTCTCCATCTTAGAGCTCTTGGCCCGAGTCAAAGCATTCCTCCGTAGAGTTGACACAGACGCCCCCCCTACACAAACAGCAGCGCCTTCTGATGTAGTAGATTTTGCAGACATCCACCTAGATTTCAAAAAATACGAAGCTACCAAGGGTGGAGTCCCCCTAGAAATGTCCGCCAGGGAATTTCAGATTCTCAAATACTTCTGGCTACACAAGGGCGAGGTTGTCCTCCGCGAAGATCTGTTGCAGGAAATATGGGGGTATACCACAGAGAACATGCCCTCCACGCGAACCATTGACAATCACATCGTGAACCTTCGCAAAAAACTGGAAGACGACCAAGCCAACCCCAAAATCATCCTTTCTATCAGAGGAGCAGGGTATAAGTTTGATGTGTGA
- a CDS encoding PQQ-like beta-propeller repeat protein has protein sequence MTEKMLNPRLDKGNFAIRMAIMLVWLCGIVSFANAEKMEASIQEALYRFEMKGEFQKAIGILEKVVSEGDHEDKEQASFYLGKIQELAGNRQSANLYYKQSLQNTKETSKAYWLAERIGATANKPETIQKNILRLKSPVQKIFNGNPTYIHLQNGEIYKIANDSLIKIPTNIASGAEILKVNNAGLWYATPEKDSIRFKPFNNVRKVKSIALRNPKDIAISENKALIQGDYAVVLVNKRGEQELSNDNFNECQIEMYYTPTEHFILNCPDNALHFLSSDNLSESFIISQYDAIQKTISIKNNIVFYSGGNLFCYNIQKSIDPIWKAAFNSVESIIPFENNIVVLEASGRLSLLSINTGDTIAVLRSDADRIHPLAKGTLGLFTNEGALIVVDTLLRPLWNFNFARPITQAPILTDGNTYLSFDNQNLQGIAPYYYGKSPLASSILSQQAAILAETSQWDKLTAVLDSLLKLEPGNAEGWLFRALQLENNQSKEQERQKAWSEAVRLSVSNPQVTPLILNRYSKAIGAKFVSLLNVSPKTRYPQFFGSKKNLYTIDPAANRLICINAENGELRWTKALSKMDNSLVINNDEKILVLASGFNLNIYELSKDGKRTSIQLPGKAFNISLENEAIYISTWNGFMIKLTRPDGRLAWSRKIFDLPFLFARDDFQIVASSLEGNISHLWEGSGQIKLGLVKMPSGISQMTHIDSTMIFATTNNRLLIYDARNPSNDPLQILMESPIASLQAFPYKGTNCVLVGLANQSLLLYTISGTPLWKFQGKSSIFSKPFVEDGLAWLDQGNEVVAISLSDGKIVHRFSTPGGAGTPFILNKTLFSASSKRLLYGFSL, from the coding sequence ATGACCGAAAAAATGCTGAACCCTAGATTGGACAAAGGAAATTTCGCAATACGCATGGCAATAATGCTTGTGTGGTTGTGCGGCATTGTATCGTTTGCAAATGCTGAGAAGATGGAAGCCTCCATACAAGAGGCTTTATACCGCTTTGAAATGAAAGGGGAATTTCAAAAAGCCATTGGCATTCTGGAAAAAGTTGTCAGCGAAGGAGACCACGAAGATAAGGAGCAAGCTAGCTTTTACCTTGGAAAAATTCAAGAACTAGCGGGAAACAGGCAATCTGCCAACCTTTACTACAAGCAAAGTCTTCAAAATACGAAAGAAACAAGCAAGGCCTATTGGCTCGCCGAAAGAATTGGAGCAACTGCAAACAAACCAGAAACCATTCAAAAGAATATTCTCCGGTTAAAATCTCCCGTACAAAAAATCTTCAATGGGAACCCAACATACATTCATCTTCAAAACGGAGAGATCTATAAAATAGCAAACGATTCACTTATCAAAATTCCGACTAACATCGCAAGCGGCGCTGAAATCCTGAAAGTTAACAACGCCGGATTATGGTACGCCACACCAGAAAAAGACAGTATTCGATTTAAACCTTTCAATAACGTGCGCAAGGTCAAATCCATTGCTCTACGAAATCCAAAAGACATCGCTATTAGCGAAAATAAAGCCCTTATTCAAGGAGATTACGCCGTTGTACTCGTCAATAAAAGAGGCGAACAAGAGTTGTCCAACGATAACTTCAACGAATGTCAGATAGAAATGTACTATACCCCCACCGAACATTTTATCTTGAATTGTCCCGACAACGCACTTCATTTTTTATCAAGCGATAATCTTTCAGAATCTTTTATTATAAGCCAATATGACGCCATACAGAAAACCATCTCTATAAAAAACAACATAGTTTTCTATTCCGGAGGAAATCTTTTTTGCTACAACATTCAAAAAAGCATCGATCCCATTTGGAAAGCCGCGTTTAATTCTGTAGAAAGTATTATTCCTTTTGAGAACAATATTGTCGTGCTCGAAGCCTCTGGTCGATTATCCCTTTTAAGTATCAACACAGGCGACACTATCGCAGTATTGCGAAGTGACGCAGACCGAATTCATCCACTGGCAAAGGGGACACTCGGACTATTTACTAACGAGGGAGCCCTCATCGTAGTGGACACCTTACTTCGCCCTCTATGGAATTTTAATTTTGCCAGGCCCATCACGCAGGCCCCTATTCTTACTGACGGGAATACCTATCTAAGTTTTGACAATCAAAATTTGCAAGGAATCGCACCCTATTATTATGGGAAGTCCCCCCTAGCATCATCAATTCTTTCACAACAGGCTGCAATTCTTGCAGAAACATCCCAATGGGACAAACTCACCGCTGTACTAGATTCTCTGCTGAAACTAGAACCGGGCAATGCTGAAGGTTGGTTATTCAGGGCCCTTCAATTAGAAAATAACCAGAGTAAGGAGCAAGAAAGGCAAAAAGCCTGGTCTGAGGCCGTTAGACTTTCTGTTAGCAATCCCCAAGTAACACCTTTGATTCTCAATCGTTACAGTAAAGCCATCGGCGCAAAGTTCGTAAGCTTATTAAATGTATCTCCCAAAACAAGATACCCTCAATTTTTCGGGAGCAAAAAGAACCTATATACCATTGACCCGGCCGCAAACAGGCTTATCTGCATCAACGCCGAAAATGGAGAACTCCGTTGGACAAAGGCTTTGTCAAAAATGGACAATAGCCTCGTCATCAACAATGATGAAAAAATTCTTGTTCTTGCATCAGGCTTCAACCTAAACATTTATGAACTGAGCAAAGACGGGAAGAGGACCTCTATCCAGCTACCGGGTAAAGCCTTCAATATCTCATTGGAAAACGAAGCCATCTATATTTCAACTTGGAACGGTTTCATGATTAAGCTTACAAGACCCGATGGTAGACTTGCCTGGTCCCGAAAAATATTTGACCTACCATTTCTTTTTGCAAGAGACGATTTCCAAATTGTCGCCTCTAGCCTGGAAGGAAACATATCTCATCTTTGGGAAGGATCCGGGCAAATCAAGCTAGGTTTAGTAAAAATGCCATCAGGGATTTCTCAAATGACACATATCGATTCCACCATGATTTTCGCAACTACCAATAACAGACTACTTATCTACGATGCAAGAAATCCCAGTAACGACCCTCTGCAAATTCTAATGGAATCTCCCATTGCTTCGTTACAAGCTTTCCCCTACAAGGGGACAAATTGCGTCCTAGTGGGGCTTGCAAACCAAAGTCTACTTCTGTATACCATCTCTGGAACGCCCCTATGGAAATTCCAGGGGAAAAGTTCCATCTTTTCAAAACCTTTTGTGGAAGATGGCCTAGCCTGGCTAGACCAGGGTAACGAAGTTGTCGCCATATCCCTTTCTGATGGGAAAATAGTCCACCGTTTCAGCACGCCCGGTGGAGCAGGAACCCCCTTTATCCTGAACAAGACTCTCTTTAGCGCCTCCTCTAAAAGGTTGTTGTATGGATTTTCCCTCTAA